In Streptomyces sp. NBC_00483, a single window of DNA contains:
- a CDS encoding carboxymuconolactone decarboxylase family protein — protein MTNNENSTENAPYMHEHTPRLDWSRQAPEVFKAMIKLDAAARAGVDPKIAELVKIRASQINRCALCLDMHTKDALAAGESVERIIQLSAWEESQHFYTEKEIAALELTEAITVLTDGFVPDEVYEKAAKVYDEQELAQLIAAITVINAWNRFGVSTRQSPGHYTPGDFK, from the coding sequence ATGACGAACAACGAGAACAGCACCGAAAACGCCCCGTACATGCACGAGCACACCCCTCGCCTCGACTGGTCCCGCCAGGCCCCCGAGGTCTTCAAGGCGATGATCAAGCTGGACGCGGCCGCCCGCGCGGGCGTGGACCCGAAGATCGCCGAACTCGTAAAGATCCGCGCCTCGCAGATCAACCGCTGCGCCCTCTGCCTCGACATGCACACCAAGGACGCCCTGGCGGCGGGCGAGAGCGTGGAGCGGATCATCCAGCTCAGCGCGTGGGAGGAGTCGCAGCACTTCTACACGGAGAAGGAGATCGCGGCCCTCGAACTGACCGAGGCGATCACGGTCCTCACCGACGGTTTCGTGCCGGACGAGGTCTACGAGAAGGCGGCGAAGGTCTACGACGAGCAGGAGCTGGCCCAGCTGATCGCCGCGATCACGGTCATCAACGCCTGGAACCGCTTCGGCGTCTCGACCCGCCAGTCGCCGGGCCACTACACGCCTGGGGACTTCAAGTGA